GAGTATAAATTATCCGATACATAATTAAGAATCACTCAAAAAGTTTAAAACGgcaaataaagaaaaatcaacCGGTAGACATCACACAGCATAAAACAGGTAAAATTTTAGAATCCGCAAGATCAATTGGATGGAGGAGGTGAAAGTGTAGGCAAGGTTGGAATAGTTGGAATGTTTGGAAGTGAAGGCATGTTGGGAATAGGATTCATAGCAGGCATTGGTGGCAGAGTCATCTTCGGAACAGAGGGCAATGTAGGCAAAGAAGGCAATGGTGTTGCTGTTGGAAGTGTTGGCAATGGTGGCAATGTGGCTGCTGTTGGCAAGTTGGGAATTTTAGGCAACTGCGGCATTGTTGGCCGAGGCAATGACGGTATTGTAGGcaagtttggaagttggagtaggccgCGAGCAGCATGTGTTGTAGTGATGCTTGATAAGGAAAATAATGCTATGATCAAGAAAAGGATTGAATAGTTGCTAGAAGAAGCCATTGTGTTAATTTGATATATTGTTTTGTTTCAAGGAAATGAAGTTAATAATAGAAGTTGGAAGTTGTGTTTAATTTGAGTGTGTTTGATCATTTGCTAAAGGGGTATAAATAGGGAAAAGTTGTTGAAAAAACTAGCAGGATTGTATGTGATGTTTGGCTGTGGAAACATGAGAACTCTCTATTGTTAGTTCACCTGCCTAAATGTTGATTTGAGGATGCACAAATTTTTTAAGTCAATAATATTTTGGAAGTAGTTATACATAGATGAAGTACGGATCAACCATATTTAATATAAAATGGCACAAAGCATTTTTGTATTCATATACaaaatattatatactatattggtttgaatatttttaaaagttttaaagGAGAACAAAACCACTGTTCAGAAAGAGGGTGAATTACTTAAGATAGGAACAGAGAAGAGTGGGCAAAATAATTATGATGAAGAGAGTTATATTCACATGCAGTGATGATAAACCATTTTTCTTTGGCAGTTAAGACTTGATATTTCATGAAAGCATATGTAGCAACGTCAATTAAGATATAAAAGATGATTTCATCAATTAGTGTCGAACTAATTGTTCACCAAATATGGTTTATTCCAAACTTCATCTATGCATAACTGCtttaagaaaatttcttgacTTAAAATTAGTGCATCTGCCCTCAAACCAAACATTTGTGAAGGTGAGCTAACAATATATGGAGTGTAGTACCCATGCTTCTACACCCAACATCTTATCCAATCCTTGTAGTCCCTCAAAATTTCCCCTATTATATATACATACCCTTTAGTTATGATCATACTCaactcaactcaaaacacaactTAATTATCTCCTTGTAAAACAAAGCAACCTCACAAATTATATAACAATGGCTGCTTCCAACAATTGCTCAATCCTCTTCTTGATCATCGCATTATTGTCCTTATCAAGCATCACTACAACACATGCTGCTCGCGgcctacttcaacttccgaacTTGCCTACAATCCCATCATTGCCTCAGCCAACAATGCCACAATTGCCTACAATCCCAAATTTGCCAACAGCAGCCACATTGCCACCATTGCCAAGTGCTGCATCTTTGCCAACACTTCCAACAACTACACCTAATTTACCATCTTTGCCTACATTGCCTTCTGTACCAAAGATGACTCTACCACCAATGCCTGCCAATATTCCTCTTCCCAAAATGCCGTCACTTCCTACCATTCCTACACTTGCAACTCCACCATCCAACTGATTTTGCAGCTTCCAACATTTTCCTGTCTTACCCTATGGTCTCTGccgtttgattttttttttcttccctttttctctgttgttgtttttatCTTTTGAGTGATTCTTAACGATATGTATCGTATCAGTTATGCTCTCTGAGTGTTATACATTTATTATGTAGTAGCCTTTGTATTAATTCCATGCAGTTATCTGTTATTGATTTAAGTGCATTTCTCCAGTATATGTGAGGTGTACCAATAATCCACATTAGAAGATAAGGTAATTAAATAGAACTAACATAACTTgacaagttacattcagaaagatATACTAATAGAAAATAAAACACTCTGTTAAGTCGTGTAACAGAGATACCCGGACAGGCAGTACACTACTTCAATATCATAAATTGTGATTCAATGTAATGATTTATGCCTTGAAACGAGAGGCACGTATATAAATAGTACTCTTTGTATATAGATGAAAATCAGCCAATTATCATAGCAACAAATCCATACAAGTTATCTATATATATAG
This region of Nicotiana tomentosiformis chromosome 4, ASM39032v3, whole genome shotgun sequence genomic DNA includes:
- the LOC104114405 gene encoding protein PELPK2-like, translated to MAASNNCSILFLIIALLSLSSITTTHAARGLLQLPNLPTIPSLPQPTMPQLPTIPNLPTAATLPPLPSAASLPTLPTTTPNLPSLPTLPSVPKMTLPPMPANIPLPKMPSLPTIPTLATPPSN